A stretch of the Pseudalkalibacillus hwajinpoensis genome encodes the following:
- a CDS encoding NAD-dependent epimerase/dehydratase family protein, with amino-acid sequence MKKAFITGALGFIGFHLTEFLLGKGIEVVAIDNKLNTLRNAEYEMKEMMLLRNANYKQINSSLSEASLTQISKECDTIFHLSHPGFEHVRGSKMIEEGLQNTSKVLQASNGKVLVYLSSTEVFGTRYGQITEKTPLHPTTMSGKLNAKDEQVLLKSDQRDCVVKVLRAPLVYGPWQPTQYVYQHYFLTKKLPSSYENEGKKFHHDAVYVRDVCWALYQAGCRIDQSESFNLTSGREGEWQTGVEWCIEDPKEMRYQSNLKCRVSSKECANKLGFKNVTPIDEGLHVQRLHTEKMMAIDPSIYLTD; translated from the coding sequence GTGAAGAAAGCATTTATAACAGGGGCATTGGGATTCATTGGCTTTCATTTAACAGAATTTCTACTAGGCAAAGGGATTGAAGTAGTAGCAATTGATAATAAATTAAATACCCTAAGAAATGCTGAATATGAAATGAAGGAAATGATGTTACTTCGAAACGCTAATTACAAACAAATCAACAGCTCTTTAAGTGAAGCTTCTCTTACCCAGATTTCCAAAGAATGTGACACGATTTTTCATCTTAGTCATCCAGGGTTTGAACATGTTCGCGGCTCTAAGATGATCGAGGAAGGATTACAGAACACAAGCAAGGTCTTACAAGCATCCAATGGAAAAGTACTCGTCTACTTATCGAGCACGGAAGTTTTCGGAACACGTTACGGACAAATTACAGAAAAAACACCTCTTCACCCTACAACAATGTCGGGGAAGTTAAACGCTAAAGATGAACAAGTTTTATTGAAGTCTGATCAACGAGATTGTGTTGTAAAAGTACTTCGAGCCCCGCTTGTTTATGGACCTTGGCAACCTACTCAGTATGTTTATCAACATTACTTTCTAACTAAAAAGCTACCGTCATCGTATGAAAATGAGGGGAAGAAATTTCATCATGATGCGGTTTATGTAAGAGATGTGTGTTGGGCTTTGTATCAAGCAGGATGTCGAATCGATCAATCAGAATCGTTCAATCTAACAAGTGGAAGAGAAGGAGAATGGCAAACCGGAGTCGAATGGTGTATAGAAGATCCAAAGGAAATGCGTTATCAGAGTAATTTGAAGTGCAGGGTTTCTAGCAAAGAATGTGCCAATAAGCTTGGGTTTAAGAATGTAACACCTATTGATGAAGGATTGCATGTGCAACGATTGCATACGGAGAAAATGATGGCGATTGATCCTTCGATTTATTTGACTGATTGA
- a CDS encoding DinB family protein encodes MIEKTLGNYDVHDSSHGLQALKETREKLLSMVSDIEFQELHYGYSSFPTVGAYILHIAQIELWWVKNALMGESVTEDEKERYYFQEEQVISAPDDKDLSWFLARLAEARDLIKSYFNHLSDVEYRKPGPEVTINGEVHRYSPEWIISHLIDHEAYHRGQAAMVLKMVSGQREDWEHFNTPYLSL; translated from the coding sequence ATGATTGAAAAGACGCTTGGTAATTATGATGTCCACGATTCCTCTCATGGGCTTCAAGCTTTAAAAGAAACGAGAGAAAAACTCCTTTCGATGGTAAGTGACATTGAATTTCAGGAACTTCACTATGGGTATTCAAGTTTTCCTACAGTTGGAGCTTATATACTACACATTGCACAAATTGAGCTTTGGTGGGTGAAAAATGCCCTTATGGGAGAAAGCGTGACAGAGGATGAAAAAGAGCGATATTACTTTCAAGAGGAGCAAGTGATCTCTGCTCCTGATGATAAAGATCTTTCGTGGTTTTTAGCTCGCCTTGCAGAGGCGCGCGATTTGATAAAATCTTATTTCAATCATCTATCTGATGTAGAGTATCGAAAACCAGGACCTGAAGTTACAATTAATGGTGAGGTGCACCGTTACTCTCCTGAATGGATCATAAGCCATTTAATCGACCATGAAGCTTATCATAGAGGACAGGCTGCGATGGTATTAAAGATGGTTTCTGGACAGCGGGAAGATTGGGAGCATTTCAATACACCGTATTTGTCGTTATAA
- a CDS encoding ComZ family protein, translated as MDQNMKFMQIAMKYLPEAKQSLGEQEIELDLEKMQPLLQLFLKAMEDAYELGKQDAQE; from the coding sequence ATGGATCAAAACATGAAATTTATGCAAATTGCAATGAAGTATTTACCTGAAGCGAAGCAGTCGCTTGGAGAACAAGAAATCGAATTAGATCTTGAAAAGATGCAGCCATTGCTTCAGCTCTTTCTTAAGGCTATGGAAGATGCTTATGAGCTCGGGAAGCAGGATGCACAGGAGTAA
- a CDS encoding YppG family protein, with the protein MYPYNQQQPYFHQQPGYHHYQQQPFTPYPSYQSYDPYQSQHYQQPIQQPIQQPQPYYPHPYYQQAYHPYYPQQGYQGGQPFMNQFKKQNGQYDFPKMMNTVQQITPMVKQMGSLLNLFVK; encoded by the coding sequence ATGTATCCGTATAATCAACAACAGCCTTATTTTCACCAACAGCCTGGATATCATCACTATCAGCAACAGCCTTTCACACCTTATCCGTCATATCAGTCATATGACCCCTACCAGTCACAGCATTATCAGCAGCCTATTCAGCAACCTATCCAACAGCCACAGCCCTACTATCCACACCCATACTACCAGCAAGCCTATCATCCATACTATCCTCAGCAAGGATACCAGGGCGGACAGCCATTTATGAATCAATTTAAAAAGCAAAATGGGCAGTATGATTTTCCTAAAATGATGAATACCGTTCAACAAATTACGCCGATGGTGAAGCAAATGGGCTCATTGCTAAATTTATTCGTTAAATAA
- a CDS encoding beta-ketoacyl-ACP synthase III, translated as MNAGLVGVGHYVPERVLTNQDLEKMVDTSDEWIRTRTGIEERRIADDDMNTSDMAYLASKKALEDANIKAEDLDLILVATVTPDYPFPSVGCLLQEKLGATNAAAMDLSAACAGFMYGMITAGQYINNDTYKNILVVGVEKLSKITDWEDRNTAVLFGDGAGAAVIAPVTEGRGILSFELGSDGAGAKHLYQEPNGFMAMNGREVFKFAVRQMGQSAINVIDKAGLTKEDVDFLIPHQANIRIMEASRQRLELPIEKMATTVKKYGNTSSSTIPIALSEAMEEGRVKEDDVVILVGFGGGLTWGAVALKLGR; from the coding sequence ATGAACGCTGGTTTAGTAGGTGTAGGACATTATGTACCTGAACGTGTATTAACCAACCAAGATTTAGAGAAAATGGTTGATACATCTGACGAATGGATCCGCACTAGAACAGGAATAGAAGAAAGAAGAATTGCAGACGATGATATGAATACATCTGATATGGCTTATTTAGCTTCAAAAAAGGCCCTTGAAGATGCTAATATAAAAGCGGAAGACTTGGATCTTATTCTGGTTGCTACCGTAACTCCGGATTATCCATTTCCATCAGTAGGCTGTTTGCTTCAAGAAAAACTTGGTGCAACGAATGCAGCTGCGATGGATTTAAGTGCGGCTTGTGCTGGATTTATGTATGGCATGATTACAGCTGGTCAGTACATTAATAACGATACTTATAAAAACATCCTAGTAGTTGGTGTAGAGAAACTTTCGAAAATTACTGACTGGGAAGATCGCAACACAGCCGTGCTATTTGGAGATGGAGCAGGAGCAGCAGTAATTGCGCCTGTTACAGAAGGAAGAGGTATTCTCTCATTTGAACTAGGTTCAGATGGAGCTGGAGCTAAACATCTTTATCAAGAGCCAAATGGTTTTATGGCTATGAATGGTAGAGAAGTATTTAAGTTTGCCGTTAGACAAATGGGGCAATCAGCGATTAACGTAATCGATAAAGCTGGTTTAACGAAAGAAGATGTAGATTTCCTTATTCCTCACCAAGCAAATATCCGCATCATGGAAGCGTCAAGACAGAGACTTGAACTTCCGATTGAGAAAATGGCGACAACTGTTAAGAAATACGGTAATACGTCTTCATCCACGATTCCAATCGCACTTTCAGAGGCGATGGAGGAAGGCCGCGTTAAGGAAGACGATGTGGTTATTCTTGTTGGCTTTGGCGGCGGTTTAACATGGGGAGCAGTTGCCCTAAAATTAGGACGTTAA
- the fabF gene encoding beta-ketoacyl-ACP synthase II encodes MKKRVVITGLGTVSPLGNSVDETWTNIVNGVSGINPLTRLDKDQFAAKVSGEALEFDPENFMDRKDVRKMDRFTQFAVAASQMAVEDAGLKITDENAERVGVWIGSGIGGMETYESQFRTFIDKGARRVSPFFVPMMIPDMASGQVSIMLGAKGINSCTVTACASGTNSIGDSFKVIQRGDADVMITGGSEAPITSMSVAGFGSMKALSTNPDPASASRPFDANRDGFVIGEGAGILVIESLESAEKRGAKIYGEIVGYGSTGDAYHVTQPAPEGEGGARAMQQAIDDAGLTPADIGYINAHGTSTDYNDRYETAGIKSVFGEHAYKLAVSSTKSMTGHLLGAAGAVEGIFCAKVLEEGILPPTINYETADPNCDLDYVPNKARKAEVNAVMNNSLGFGGHNATLVFKKFVK; translated from the coding sequence ATGAAAAAAAGAGTAGTTATTACTGGGTTGGGAACTGTTTCTCCACTCGGAAATTCGGTAGATGAAACGTGGACAAATATAGTTAACGGTGTTTCTGGGATTAATCCACTAACACGATTAGATAAAGATCAATTTGCAGCAAAAGTATCAGGTGAAGCTCTAGAATTTGATCCTGAAAATTTCATGGATCGTAAAGATGTTCGAAAAATGGACCGTTTCACTCAATTTGCCGTTGCAGCTTCTCAAATGGCAGTTGAAGATGCTGGATTGAAGATTACTGATGAGAATGCTGAAAGAGTCGGTGTTTGGATCGGTTCTGGTATTGGCGGTATGGAAACTTATGAATCACAATTCCGCACATTTATTGACAAAGGCGCCCGTCGTGTAAGTCCATTCTTCGTGCCAATGATGATTCCTGATATGGCTTCTGGCCAGGTTTCGATCATGCTTGGTGCAAAAGGAATTAACTCATGTACAGTGACAGCATGTGCTTCAGGAACAAACTCCATTGGTGATTCTTTCAAGGTGATTCAGCGTGGAGATGCTGATGTTATGATTACTGGTGGTTCAGAAGCACCTATCACAAGCATGAGCGTAGCTGGATTTGGCTCAATGAAGGCTTTATCTACTAATCCAGATCCTGCATCAGCAAGTCGTCCATTTGATGCGAATCGTGATGGGTTTGTTATTGGTGAGGGTGCAGGTATCCTTGTCATTGAAAGCCTTGAATCGGCTGAAAAACGTGGTGCTAAAATTTATGGAGAAATTGTAGGGTACGGTTCAACAGGTGATGCATATCACGTTACGCAACCGGCTCCTGAAGGGGAAGGCGGCGCACGTGCAATGCAACAGGCAATTGATGATGCTGGCCTTACTCCTGCTGACATTGGGTACATCAATGCCCATGGGACAAGCACGGATTATAATGATAGGTACGAAACAGCAGGGATTAAGTCTGTCTTTGGAGAGCATGCTTATAAGCTTGCGGTTAGTTCAACGAAGTCAATGACTGGTCATTTGCTTGGCGCTGCAGGTGCGGTTGAAGGGATTTTCTGTGCGAAGGTGCTAGAAGAAGGAATTCTCCCACCTACAATCAATTATGAAACGGCTGATCCAAACTGTGATCTCGATTATGTGCCAAACAAAGCACGTAAAGCTGAAGTGAATGCAGTCATGAACAATTCACTTGGTTTTGGTGGTCATAATGCGACATTGGTGTTTAAGAAATTTGTAAAGTAG
- a CDS encoding YjbA family protein — MLYLRDVWVNWFEGEENGYNVCNFHEWRKDDFIELLDQVPVIKVESLLYHYIENDLTELPESLLSDVFQQSYIRKNNERSPLEYCFLATDGRGVIVIDTLGYKIPIRKSRVIPRQEKAVYEMVADVEAISYPFESDQPLKEHHILSPGPDIMMGLTRKERQLKQLLFMALDQLYSSGNSAEIRYWFTECQPKQYVQIQSMEMDEAWEGLYREVKAGWSAKHEQICERIIKGQPYFEKIWELEKGTHVN, encoded by the coding sequence ATGTTGTATTTGCGAGATGTTTGGGTGAATTGGTTTGAAGGTGAAGAGAATGGGTACAATGTTTGCAATTTTCATGAATGGCGAAAAGATGATTTTATTGAATTGCTGGATCAGGTGCCTGTTATTAAGGTGGAGTCACTACTGTATCATTACATTGAGAATGATTTGACGGAGCTTCCGGAGAGTTTACTTAGTGATGTTTTTCAACAGAGCTATATACGTAAAAATAATGAACGATCACCTTTAGAGTATTGCTTCTTGGCTACGGACGGCAGAGGGGTTATTGTCATTGATACATTAGGGTATAAGATTCCGATTCGCAAAAGTCGAGTGATACCTAGACAAGAAAAAGCAGTTTATGAAATGGTGGCAGATGTTGAAGCTATCAGTTATCCGTTTGAATCAGATCAACCTTTGAAAGAACATCATATTCTTTCTCCAGGACCAGACATTATGATGGGACTTACTAGAAAAGAAAGACAGTTGAAACAGCTTTTGTTTATGGCACTAGATCAACTGTATTCGAGTGGTAACTCGGCTGAAATACGCTATTGGTTCACAGAATGTCAGCCGAAACAGTATGTGCAAATCCAAAGTATGGAAATGGACGAGGCATGGGAAGGGCTATATAGAGAAGTGAAGGCAGGTTGGTCAGCTAAGCATGAGCAAATCTGTGAGCGGATCATCAAAGGGCAGCCGTATTTTGAAAAGATATGGGAGCTTGAAAAAGGAACACACGTGAATTAA
- the trpS gene encoding tryptophan--tRNA ligase: MSVIFSGIQPSGTLTIGNYLGAMKHFTDLQDENECYFCVVNQHAITVPQEKQALKQNSRSLAALYLASGIDPEKSTLFIQSEVPAHAQLAWMLQCVSYIGELERMTQFKDKSTGKEAVSAGLLTYPPLMAADILLYGTEIVPVGDDQKQHIELTRNLAERFNRKFNDIFVMPDARIPKVGARIMSLQDPSKKMSKSDSNQNAFISMLDEPSTIIKKVKRAVTDSDGVVRYDKENKPAISNLLTIYSLCSGKSVEEIESLYEGRGYGDFKAELGEVIANMLKPIQDRYNDLISSSELDDILDHGAEKANRKASKMLTKAERAMGLERKRR, translated from the coding sequence TTTTACTGATCTTCAGGATGAGAATGAATGTTATTTCTGCGTTGTAAACCAGCACGCAATTACAGTACCTCAAGAAAAACAAGCTTTAAAACAGAATTCAAGGAGTCTTGCTGCATTATACCTTGCTTCAGGTATTGATCCTGAAAAATCAACACTTTTCATTCAATCTGAGGTACCAGCTCATGCTCAGCTGGCATGGATGTTACAATGCGTTTCTTATATAGGTGAATTAGAACGCATGACCCAATTCAAGGATAAATCAACTGGAAAAGAAGCTGTAAGCGCAGGTTTACTTACGTATCCCCCACTTATGGCTGCTGATATTCTTCTTTACGGTACAGAGATTGTCCCTGTTGGAGATGACCAAAAACAGCACATTGAGTTAACTCGTAATCTTGCTGAGCGTTTTAACCGTAAATTTAATGACATTTTCGTTATGCCTGATGCGCGCATTCCTAAGGTCGGGGCACGAATCATGTCACTACAAGATCCTTCTAAAAAAATGAGTAAGTCTGACTCCAATCAAAATGCGTTTATTTCAATGCTTGATGAGCCATCTACTATTATTAAAAAAGTGAAACGTGCGGTTACGGATTCAGATGGAGTTGTCCGTTACGACAAAGAAAACAAACCAGCGATCTCTAACCTGCTTACGATTTACTCTCTTTGCTCAGGTAAAAGCGTTGAAGAAATTGAATCCCTATATGAAGGTCGAGGATATGGTGACTTTAAGGCGGAGCTTGGTGAAGTAATCGCTAATATGTTAAAACCTATTCAGGATCGCTATAATGATCTCATTTCTTCATCTGAACTAGATGACATCCTTGATCATGGGGCGGAGAAAGCGAACCGTAAAGCATCTAAAATGCTTACAAAAGCAGAACGTGCCATGGGGCTTGAAAGAAAAAGAAGATAA